A portion of the Camelus ferus isolate YT-003-E chromosome 16, BCGSAC_Cfer_1.0, whole genome shotgun sequence genome contains these proteins:
- the COASY gene encoding bifunctional coenzyme A synthase isoform X1, whose amino-acid sequence MAVFRSGLLVLTRPLASLAPRLASILTSAARLVNHTLYVHLQPGMSLEGSAQPQSSPVQATFEVIDFITHLYAGADVHRHLDVRVLLTNIRTKSFLPPQPSSVQNLAHPPEVVLTDFQTLDGSQYNPVKQQLERYATSCYSCCPQLSSVLLYPDYEPAVLPVESLDVPLPSAIRPTSPVARSAKQPVRGYHRGAVGGTFDRLHNAHKVLLSVACILAQEQLVVGVADKDLLKSKVLPELLQPYSERVERLSEFLVDIKPSLAFDFIPLLDPYGPAGSDPSLEFLVVSEETYRGGMAVNRFRLENDLEELTLYQIQLLKDLNNKENEEDKVSSSSFRQQMLGNLLRPPHKRPELPPGLYVIGLTGISGSGKSSIAQRLKGLGAYVIDSDHLGHRAYAPGGPAYEPVVEAFGTVLCLCHPDILHKDGIINRKVLGSRVFGNKKQLKILTDIMWPVIAKLAREEMDQAVAEGKHVCVIDAAVLLEAGWKNMVHEVWTVVIPETEAIRRIVERDGLSEAAAQSRLQSQMSGQELVDQSHVVLSTLWEPQVTQRQVEKAWALLQKRISETPSGP is encoded by the exons ATGGCCGTTTTCCGGTCGGGCCTCCTGGTGCTGACGAGACCGCTGGCCTCCTTGGCCCCTCGCCTGGCCTCCATCCTGACCTCGGCAGCCCGGCTGGTGAATCACACGCTCTATGTACACCTGCAGCCGGGCATGAGCCTGGAGGGCTCGGCTCAGCCCCAGTCCAGCCCGGTGCAGGCCACGTTTGAAGTCATCGATTTCATCACGCACCTCTACGCTGGCGCCGACGTCCACAGGCACCTGGACGTCAGAGTTCTGCTGACCAATATCCGAACCAAGAGttttctgcctccccagcccagctcagtCCAGAACCTGGCCCACCCGCCGGAAGTGGTGCTGACTGACTTCCAGACCCTGGATGGAAGCCAGTATAACCCGGTTAAGCAACAGCTAGAGCGTTATGCCACCAGCTGTTACAGCTGTTGTCCGCAGCTGTCTTCGGTTCTGCTCTACCCTGATTATGAGCCTGCAGTACTGCCCGTGGAGTCCCTGGATGTCCCCTTACCCTCCGCCATCAGGCCAACCTCCCCCGTGGCCAGGTCTGCAAAGCAGCCAGTGCGTGGCTACCACCGCGGGGCTGTAGGTGGCACCTTTGACCGCCTGCACAATGCCCACAAAGTGTTACTCAGTGTCGCGTGCATTCTGGCCCAGGAGCAGCTTGTGGTGGGAGTAGCAGACAAAGACTTGTTGAAGA GCAAGGTGCTCCCTGAGCTGCTCCAACCCTACTCAGAACGCGTGGAACGTCTGAGTGAGTTCCTGGTGGACATCAAGCCCTCCTTGGCTTTCGATTTCATCCCCCTGCTGGACCCCTATGGGCCCGCTGGCTCTGACCCCTCTCTGGAGTTCCTGGTGGTCAGCGAGGAGACCTATCGTGGGGGGATGGCCGTCAACCGCTTCCGCCTTGAGAAT GACCTGGAGGAGCTCACCTTGTACCAGATCCAGCTGCTGAAGGACCTAAACAACAAGGAAAACGAAGAGGACAAAGTCAGCTCCTCCAGCTTCCGCCAACAGATGCTGGGAAACCTGCTCCGGCCTCCGCAT AAGAGGCCAGAGCTCCCCCCAGGTCTCTACGTGATTGGGCTGACGGGCATCAGTGGCTCTGGGAAGAGCTCAATAGCTCAGCGGCTAAAGGGCCTGGGGGCCTATGTCATCGACAGTGACCACCTGGGCCATCGGGCCTATGCCCCAGGCGGTCCTGCCTATGAGCCGGTTGTGGAAGCCTTTGGAACAG ttctctgtctctgtcatccAGATATTCTCCATAAAGATGGCATTATCAACAGGAAGGTCCTAGGCAGCCGGGTGTTCGGGAACAAG AAGCAGCTGAAGATACTCACTGACATTATGTGGCCGGTTATCGCAAAGCTGGCCAGGGAGGAGATGGATCAGGCTGTGGCTGAGG GAAAGCATGTGTGCGTGATTGATGCTGCCGTGTTGCTTGAAGCCGGCTGGAAGAACATGGTGCATGAGGTGTGGACCGTTGTCATCCCTGAGACCGAG GCTATCCGACGCATTGTGGAGAGGGATGGCCTGAGTGAGGCTGCGGCTCAAAGCCGGCTGCAGAGCCAGATGAGTGGGCAGGAGCTTGTGGACCAGAGCCATGTGGTGCTGAGCACCCTATGGGAGCCACAAGTCACCCAGCGCCAG GTGGAGAAAGCCTGGGCCCTCCTGCAGAAGCGCATCTCTGAGACACCATCAGGCCCATGA
- the COASY gene encoding bifunctional coenzyme A synthase isoform X2, translated as MAVFRSGLLVLTRPLASLAPRLASILTSAARLVNHTLYVHLQPGMSLEGSAQPQSSPVQATFEVIDFITHLYAGADVHRHLDVRVLLTNIRTKSFLPPQPSSVQNLAHPPEVVLTDFQTLDGSQYNPVKQQLERYATSCYSCCPQLSSVLLYPDYEPAVLPVESLDVPLPSAIRPTSPVARSAKQPVRGYHRGAVGGTFDRLHNAHKVLLSVACILAQEQLVVGVADKDLLKSKVLPELLQPYSERVERLSEFLVDIKPSLAFDFIPLLDPYGPAGSDPSLEFLVVSEETYRGGMAVNRFRLENDLEELTLYQIQLLKDLNNKENEEDKVSSSSFRQQMLGNLLRPPHKRPELPPGLYVIGLTGISGSGKSSIAQRLKGLGAYVIDSDHLGHRAYAPGGPAYEPVVEAFGTDILHKDGIINRKVLGSRVFGNKKQLKILTDIMWPVIAKLAREEMDQAVAEGKHVCVIDAAVLLEAGWKNMVHEVWTVVIPETEAIRRIVERDGLSEAAAQSRLQSQMSGQELVDQSHVVLSTLWEPQVTQRQVEKAWALLQKRISETPSGP; from the exons ATGGCCGTTTTCCGGTCGGGCCTCCTGGTGCTGACGAGACCGCTGGCCTCCTTGGCCCCTCGCCTGGCCTCCATCCTGACCTCGGCAGCCCGGCTGGTGAATCACACGCTCTATGTACACCTGCAGCCGGGCATGAGCCTGGAGGGCTCGGCTCAGCCCCAGTCCAGCCCGGTGCAGGCCACGTTTGAAGTCATCGATTTCATCACGCACCTCTACGCTGGCGCCGACGTCCACAGGCACCTGGACGTCAGAGTTCTGCTGACCAATATCCGAACCAAGAGttttctgcctccccagcccagctcagtCCAGAACCTGGCCCACCCGCCGGAAGTGGTGCTGACTGACTTCCAGACCCTGGATGGAAGCCAGTATAACCCGGTTAAGCAACAGCTAGAGCGTTATGCCACCAGCTGTTACAGCTGTTGTCCGCAGCTGTCTTCGGTTCTGCTCTACCCTGATTATGAGCCTGCAGTACTGCCCGTGGAGTCCCTGGATGTCCCCTTACCCTCCGCCATCAGGCCAACCTCCCCCGTGGCCAGGTCTGCAAAGCAGCCAGTGCGTGGCTACCACCGCGGGGCTGTAGGTGGCACCTTTGACCGCCTGCACAATGCCCACAAAGTGTTACTCAGTGTCGCGTGCATTCTGGCCCAGGAGCAGCTTGTGGTGGGAGTAGCAGACAAAGACTTGTTGAAGA GCAAGGTGCTCCCTGAGCTGCTCCAACCCTACTCAGAACGCGTGGAACGTCTGAGTGAGTTCCTGGTGGACATCAAGCCCTCCTTGGCTTTCGATTTCATCCCCCTGCTGGACCCCTATGGGCCCGCTGGCTCTGACCCCTCTCTGGAGTTCCTGGTGGTCAGCGAGGAGACCTATCGTGGGGGGATGGCCGTCAACCGCTTCCGCCTTGAGAAT GACCTGGAGGAGCTCACCTTGTACCAGATCCAGCTGCTGAAGGACCTAAACAACAAGGAAAACGAAGAGGACAAAGTCAGCTCCTCCAGCTTCCGCCAACAGATGCTGGGAAACCTGCTCCGGCCTCCGCAT AAGAGGCCAGAGCTCCCCCCAGGTCTCTACGTGATTGGGCTGACGGGCATCAGTGGCTCTGGGAAGAGCTCAATAGCTCAGCGGCTAAAGGGCCTGGGGGCCTATGTCATCGACAGTGACCACCTGGGCCATCGGGCCTATGCCCCAGGCGGTCCTGCCTATGAGCCGGTTGTGGAAGCCTTTGGAACAG ATATTCTCCATAAAGATGGCATTATCAACAGGAAGGTCCTAGGCAGCCGGGTGTTCGGGAACAAG AAGCAGCTGAAGATACTCACTGACATTATGTGGCCGGTTATCGCAAAGCTGGCCAGGGAGGAGATGGATCAGGCTGTGGCTGAGG GAAAGCATGTGTGCGTGATTGATGCTGCCGTGTTGCTTGAAGCCGGCTGGAAGAACATGGTGCATGAGGTGTGGACCGTTGTCATCCCTGAGACCGAG GCTATCCGACGCATTGTGGAGAGGGATGGCCTGAGTGAGGCTGCGGCTCAAAGCCGGCTGCAGAGCCAGATGAGTGGGCAGGAGCTTGTGGACCAGAGCCATGTGGTGCTGAGCACCCTATGGGAGCCACAAGTCACCCAGCGCCAG GTGGAGAAAGCCTGGGCCCTCCTGCAGAAGCGCATCTCTGAGACACCATCAGGCCCATGA